A genomic region of Xanthomonas fragariae contains the following coding sequences:
- the ctaD gene encoding cytochrome c oxidase subunit I yields MAHTAVDHHGHHQPGFVERWFFSTNHKDIGTLYLLFSFVMFIVGAAMSVVIRAELMQPGLQFVKPEFFNQMTTVHALVMIFGGVMPAFVGLANWMIPLQIGAPDMALPRMNNWSFWLLPVAFTLLLLTLFLPGGAPAGGWTLYPPLSLQGGYNVAFSVFAIHVAGVSSIMGAINIIATVLNMRAPGIDLLKMPIFCWAWLITAFLLIAVMPVLAGAVTMLLTDKFFGTSFFNAAGGGDPVMYQHIFWFFGHPEVYIMILPAFGVVSEIIPTFSRKPLFGYQAMVYAIAAIAFLSFIVWAHHMFTVGMPLGGEIYFMFATMLISIPTGVKVFNWVSTMWKGSLTFESPMLWAVAFVILFSIGGFSGLMLAIVPADFQYHDTYFVVAHFHYVLVTGAVFALIAAVYYWWPKWTGRMYNETWAKFHFWWTMVFVNLLFFPQHFLGLAGMPRRIPDYNVVFADWNLISSVGAFGMFATPFLMAGILLASLRSGAKADARAWEGAKGLEWTVPSPAPAHTFTVPPMIKPGDLAHEDIGY; encoded by the coding sequence ATGGCGCATACCGCAGTCGATCACCACGGACACCACCAGCCCGGTTTTGTCGAACGCTGGTTTTTTTCGACCAATCACAAGGACATCGGCACGCTATATCTGCTGTTTTCCTTTGTGATGTTTATCGTTGGCGCGGCGATGAGCGTGGTCATTCGAGCCGAATTGATGCAGCCCGGATTGCAGTTCGTCAAACCGGAATTCTTCAATCAGATGACCACCGTGCATGCACTGGTGATGATCTTCGGTGGCGTGATGCCAGCGTTCGTCGGTTTGGCCAACTGGATGATTCCGCTGCAGATCGGCGCCCCGGATATGGCGTTGCCGCGCATGAATAACTGGTCGTTCTGGTTGCTGCCGGTCGCGTTCACCTTGTTGCTGCTGACGCTATTTTTGCCGGGTGGCGCGCCGGCGGGTGGTTGGACGTTGTATCCGCCGCTGTCGTTGCAAGGCGGCTACAACGTGGCTTTCAGCGTGTTTGCAATCCACGTTGCCGGCGTCAGTTCGATCATGGGTGCGATCAACATCATCGCAACCGTGCTCAACATGCGCGCGCCGGGCATCGATCTGTTGAAGATGCCGATCTTCTGCTGGGCCTGGCTGATTACCGCATTCCTGCTGATCGCCGTGATGCCAGTGCTGGCCGGTGCGGTGACCATGTTGTTGACTGACAAGTTCTTCGGTACCAGCTTTTTCAACGCGGCCGGCGGCGGTGACCCGGTAATGTACCAGCATATCTTCTGGTTCTTCGGGCACCCCGAGGTCTACATCATGATCCTGCCGGCGTTCGGCGTGGTCAGCGAAATCATTCCCACCTTCAGCCGTAAGCCGCTGTTCGGTTACCAGGCGATGGTCTATGCCATTGCCGCAATCGCCTTCCTGAGTTTCATCGTGTGGGCACACCATATGTTCACCGTGGGTATGCCGCTCGGTGGCGAAATCTACTTCATGTTCGCCACGATGCTGATCTCCATCCCGACCGGGGTGAAAGTGTTCAATTGGGTGAGCACAATGTGGAAAGGCTCGCTGACGTTCGAGTCGCCGATGTTGTGGGCAGTGGCATTCGTCATTCTCTTCAGCATCGGTGGTTTCTCGGGCCTGATGCTGGCGATCGTACCGGCGGATTTCCAGTATCACGACACCTATTTTGTTGTCGCGCATTTCCATTATGTGCTGGTTACCGGTGCGGTATTCGCATTGATTGCGGCGGTGTATTACTGGTGGCCGAAGTGGACCGGACGCATGTACAACGAGACCTGGGCCAAGTTCCACTTCTGGTGGACGATGGTGTTCGTTAATCTATTGTTCTTCCCGCAACACTTCCTCGGTTTGGCCGGTATGCCGCGGCGTATTCCCGATTACAACGTGGTGTTCGCCGACTGGAATCTGATCAGTTCGGTCGGTGCGTTCGGCATGTTCGCCACACCGTTCCTGATGGCCGGGATTCTGCTCGCGTCGTTGCGCAGTGGCGCAAAGGCCGATGCGCGCGCATGGGAAGGGGCGAAGGGTTTGGAGTGGACAGTGCCCTCACCTGCGCCGGCGCATACCTTCACCGTGCCGCCGATGATCAAGCCTGGAGATCTTGCGCATGAAGACATCGGTTACTGA
- a CDS encoding SURF1 family protein — translation MMRKHTMVLGWCLALLVSAGFAALGQWQLQRMHSKQALLERAAHVRETPLTLMQAFAMPHELAWVSGRVRFLPQQVLLDNQLHEGRAGVRVYQLAAPEGMSGTLLVELGWLPLPANRQLPTITPMQGTQTIQGLLGAPTSAGLAIGPALAAVDAPQIWLATRLDTTALRSTLGRRDISSQVLRLDPALPVGYVRDLEMLPNTLPPARHLGYAVQWFGLATAVLVTATLLTWRARRRRRRGH, via the coding sequence ATGATGCGCAAGCACACGATGGTGCTGGGTTGGTGTCTGGCATTATTGGTCAGCGCTGGTTTTGCGGCGCTTGGGCAATGGCAGCTGCAGCGCATGCATAGCAAGCAAGCCTTACTGGAACGCGCTGCGCATGTTCGAGAGACGCCGTTGACCTTGATGCAGGCATTCGCCATGCCGCATGAACTGGCCTGGGTGAGCGGGCGCGTGCGCTTTCTGCCGCAGCAGGTCTTGCTGGACAACCAATTACACGAAGGGCGCGCGGGTGTGCGCGTCTATCAACTTGCAGCACCGGAAGGCATGTCAGGCACGTTGCTGGTCGAGCTGGGCTGGCTGCCGCTGCCGGCGAATCGGCAGTTACCAACGATCACTCCGATGCAAGGTACCCAGACAATACAGGGCTTGTTGGGCGCACCGACTTCGGCTGGACTCGCCATTGGGCCGGCATTGGCAGCGGTCGATGCACCGCAGATCTGGCTAGCCACGCGCCTGGATACAACGGCCTTGCGCAGCACGCTGGGCAGGCGCGACATTTCGTCGCAGGTATTGCGCTTGGATCCGGCCCTACCGGTCGGGTATGTGCGCGATCTGGAGATGCTGCCGAACACGCTACCACCCGCGCGGCACTTGGGTTATGCGGTGCAATGGTTCGGGCTGGCTACGGCAGTGCTGGTCACTGCAACGCTGCTGACGTGGCGTGCGCGCCGCCGCCGTCGACGCGGGCACTGA
- a CDS encoding DUF2244 domain-containing protein, whose protein sequence is MIELLPLMAERVGTQVRLRPPRALSGKQFVLLFAVLAGTMWLFAGLGWWTGNAFAPMFALLHSGVVALALRQLWRSGEREEAIRVGETVVEVFPFGHAPPAFQAHPHWVRLCMERDDRVLLVSSGKQIEIGSFLGPAERVELATTLKRLLAAANGRHR, encoded by the coding sequence ATGATCGAATTGCTGCCGTTGATGGCCGAAAGGGTTGGGACGCAAGTGCGGTTGCGGCCTCCGCGGGCACTGTCGGGCAAGCAATTCGTGCTGCTGTTCGCAGTGTTGGCGGGAACGATGTGGTTGTTTGCAGGCTTGGGTTGGTGGACCGGTAATGCGTTCGCGCCGATGTTCGCCCTATTGCACAGTGGTGTGGTGGCGCTGGCGCTACGGCAGTTGTGGCGAAGTGGCGAGCGCGAAGAAGCGATCCGGGTGGGTGAAACCGTTGTCGAGGTGTTTCCGTTCGGACACGCGCCACCAGCGTTTCAGGCACATCCGCATTGGGTTCGGTTATGCATGGAGCGCGACGACAGAGTGTTGCTGGTAAGCAGCGGCAAGCAAATCGAGATCGGAAGTTTTCTCGGGCCGGCCGAACGTGTGGAACTGGCAACTACGCTAAAACGCTTGCTCGCGGCCGCCAATGGCCGTCACCGATGA
- a CDS encoding twin transmembrane helix small protein, giving the protein MNDSLKTLLIVAFLIVILWNLGAGLYYLLTDRGETKRTVNALTWRIGLSVALIAVVIIGIYTGWIKPHGIGR; this is encoded by the coding sequence GTGAACGATTCGCTCAAGACGCTGCTGATTGTCGCCTTCCTGATCGTGATCCTATGGAACCTGGGCGCCGGCCTCTACTACCTGCTCACCGACCGTGGCGAGACCAAGCGCACAGTCAACGCACTCACCTGGCGCATCGGTCTATCGGTCGCGTTGATCGCGGTCGTGATCATCGGTATCTACACCGGCTGGATCAAGCCGCATGGGATTGGGCGCTGA
- the putA gene encoding bifunctional proline dehydrogenase/L-glutamate gamma-semialdehyde dehydrogenase PutA: MNAQLDPLASNPVARPLLAPELPAAPGALRAAVTAAWLKDEAEHVRELLAHARFPAAEQTKVQAVAADLVTRVRARAHDQSAIEAFMRQYDLGSEEGVLLMCVAEALLRIPDQNTADKLIRDKLGDADWNKHMGGSDSVLVNASTWGLMLTGKLVQLNELTRADVPGAFKRLIGRVGEQVIRLAVRQAMKIMGHQFVMGRTIGEALSRSRKGDNADYRYSFDMLGEGALTMEDAQRYLQAYRDAIHAIGRSGSFVGTDVFAAPSISIKLSALYPRYEHAKRARVLAELVPGVLELAQLAKAYGIGYTVDAEEADRLELSLDIIEATFSDRSLDGWEGYGLAVQAYQKRTPYTIDFLADLARRLGRRIPVRLVKGAYWDAEIKRAQIEGHPGYPVFTRKQNTDVSYLACARCMFTHSDALYPMFATHNAQTIAAVRAIAAGKTYEYQKLHGMGDDLYAEVIPLDRLGLPCRVYAPVGSHEDLLPYLVRRLLENGANSSFVNRITDETVAIEELIRDPVEAVLSFASIPHPKIPLPTELLRSQNQHRKNSMGANLANDNDLRQLAEQLNAAIKPWKAAPLVPGAVISTPSEAVLNPADRRETVGQWQPADPATVQRSLATAAAAQPAWNRTPAASRATILEHAAELLEARMPGFMAICVKEAGKTLPDAVAEVREAVDFLRYYASQARAQFSAPERLPGPTGESNELQLHGRGVFVCISPWNFPLAIFLGQVAAALAAGNSVIAKPAEQTNLIGYAAVKLLHEAGIPEAVVQFLPGDGATVGAALTNDPRVAGVAFTGSTDTARIINRTLASRDAAIGVLIAETGGQNAFIADSSSLPEAVVKDAISSAFMSAGQRCSAARVLFVQDDIADKVMTMLAGAMGELKIGDPGQLSTDVGPVIDADALKILGDHAARMDSEARLIGCTTLDAVTANGSFFAPRAYELTSLAQLHREVFGPVLHVIRWKADQLDTVIDQINATGYGLTLGVHSRIDETIERITSRVTVGNVYVNRNQIGAVVGVQPFGGQGLSGTGPKAGGPHYLLRFATEKVVTVNTTAAGGNASLLTMGD, translated from the coding sequence ATGAACGCTCAGCTCGACCCGCTTGCCTCCAACCCGGTTGCGCGCCCGCTGTTGGCGCCCGAACTGCCCGCCGCGCCAGGCGCTTTGCGTGCCGCCGTCACCGCCGCCTGGCTCAAAGACGAAGCCGAGCACGTGCGCGAATTGCTAGCCCATGCACGCTTCCCGGCCGCCGAACAAACAAAGGTGCAAGCGGTCGCGGCCGATTTGGTCACCCGCGTGCGTGCACGCGCACACGACCAGAGCGCGATCGAAGCCTTCATGCGCCAATACGACCTGGGCAGCGAAGAAGGCGTCCTGCTGATGTGCGTGGCCGAAGCGCTGCTGCGTATTCCCGATCAGAACACTGCAGACAAACTGATCCGCGACAAGCTCGGCGATGCCGACTGGAACAAGCACATGGGCGGCAGCGACTCGGTGCTGGTCAACGCATCGACCTGGGGGCTGATGCTCACCGGCAAGCTGGTGCAGCTCAACGAGCTCACCCGCGCCGATGTGCCAGGTGCATTCAAGCGACTGATCGGCCGCGTCGGCGAACAGGTGATTCGTCTGGCTGTGCGTCAGGCAATGAAGATCATGGGCCATCAATTCGTCATGGGACGCACCATCGGTGAGGCATTGTCGCGCTCGCGCAAAGGCGACAACGCCGATTACCGCTATTCGTTCGACATGCTCGGCGAAGGCGCACTCACCATGGAGGATGCGCAGCGCTATCTGCAGGCATATCGCGATGCGATTCATGCAATCGGCCGCAGCGGCAGCTTCGTTGGCACCGACGTGTTCGCAGCTCCCAGCATTTCGATCAAGCTGTCAGCCTTATACCCGCGCTACGAGCATGCCAAGCGCGCACGCGTGTTGGCCGAGCTAGTTCCCGGCGTATTGGAGCTGGCGCAGTTGGCCAAGGCCTACGGCATCGGCTACACCGTCGACGCCGAAGAAGCAGACCGCCTGGAACTGTCGCTGGACATCATCGAGGCCACGTTCTCCGACCGGTCGCTGGACGGATGGGAAGGCTATGGTCTTGCCGTGCAGGCGTATCAAAAACGCACGCCGTATACGATCGATTTCCTTGCCGATCTTGCACGTCGCCTCGGTCGGCGCATTCCTGTGCGTCTGGTCAAAGGCGCGTATTGGGATGCCGAAATCAAGCGTGCACAGATCGAGGGCCATCCCGGCTACCCGGTGTTTACGCGCAAGCAGAACACCGATGTGTCTTACCTTGCCTGCGCACGTTGCATGTTCACGCACAGCGATGCGCTGTATCCGATGTTCGCCACCCATAACGCGCAGACCATCGCGGCGGTACGTGCGATTGCTGCAGGCAAGACTTACGAGTATCAGAAGCTGCACGGCATGGGCGATGACCTATATGCCGAAGTGATTCCGCTCGATCGTCTGGGGCTGCCGTGCCGCGTGTATGCACCGGTCGGCTCGCACGAGGATTTGCTGCCGTATCTGGTGCGCCGCCTGCTCGAAAACGGCGCCAATTCCAGCTTCGTCAATCGTATTACCGATGAAACCGTCGCTATCGAAGAGCTGATTCGCGATCCGGTCGAAGCGGTGTTGTCATTTGCCTCCATTCCGCATCCCAAGATTCCGCTGCCAACCGAACTGTTGCGCAGCCAGAACCAGCACAGGAAAAACTCCATGGGCGCCAATCTCGCCAACGACAACGATCTGCGGCAGTTGGCCGAGCAACTCAATGCCGCGATTAAACCGTGGAAGGCCGCCCCGCTGGTGCCCGGTGCGGTGATCAGCACGCCCAGCGAGGCGGTGCTCAACCCGGCAGATCGTCGCGAAACGGTCGGGCAGTGGCAGCCAGCCGACCCGGCCACCGTGCAGAGGTCCCTGGCGACCGCTGCCGCCGCGCAGCCCGCCTGGAACCGCACACCTGCAGCAAGTCGCGCCACCATCCTGGAACATGCCGCCGAACTGCTCGAAGCGCGCATGCCCGGATTCATGGCGATCTGCGTCAAGGAAGCCGGCAAGACCTTGCCCGACGCAGTGGCCGAGGTGCGCGAGGCGGTGGATTTCCTGCGCTATTACGCCAGCCAGGCACGGGCGCAGTTCAGCGCGCCCGAACGCCTGCCCGGACCAACCGGCGAATCCAACGAGCTGCAGCTGCACGGCCGCGGCGTATTCGTTTGCATCAGCCCCTGGAACTTCCCGCTCGCCATTTTCCTCGGCCAAGTCGCAGCCGCCCTCGCTGCAGGAAATAGCGTCATAGCCAAACCGGCCGAGCAGACCAACCTCATCGGATATGCTGCGGTAAAACTACTTCATGAAGCTGGCATCCCCGAAGCAGTCGTGCAGTTCTTGCCAGGCGATGGCGCCACCGTCGGCGCCGCACTGACCAACGATCCGCGGGTCGCCGGCGTCGCCTTTACCGGCTCCACCGATACCGCACGCATCATCAATCGCACGCTGGCCTCGCGTGATGCCGCGATCGGCGTCTTGATTGCCGAGACTGGCGGCCAGAACGCCTTCATCGCCGACTCGTCGTCGCTACCGGAGGCCGTTGTCAAGGACGCGATCTCTAGCGCCTTCATGTCTGCCGGCCAACGTTGCTCGGCCGCACGCGTGCTGTTCGTCCAGGACGACATCGCCGACAAGGTCATGACCATGCTCGCCGGCGCCATGGGTGAGTTGAAAATCGGCGACCCCGGCCAGTTGTCCACCGACGTTGGTCCCGTTATCGATGCCGATGCGCTCAAAATTCTCGGCGATCACGCAGCGCGCATGGATAGCGAAGCTCGCCTGATCGGCTGCACCACATTGGATGCAGTGACCGCAAACGGCAGCTTTTTCGCTCCGCGTGCGTACGAACTGACGTCGCTTGCGCAGTTACATCGCGAGGTTTTCGGTCCCGTCCTGCACGTGATCCGCTGGAAAGCCGATCAGCTCGACACTGTTATCGATCAAATCAACGCCACCGGATATGGCTTGACCCTGGGAGTGCACTCGCGCATCGACGAGACCATCGAGCGCATTACTTCACGCGTCACGGTCGGCAATGTCTACGTCAACCGCAACCAGATCGGCGCCGTCGTCGGCGTACAGCCCTTCGGCGGCCAGGGCCTATCCGGCACTGGGCCCAAAGCCGGCGGTCCGCATTACCTGCTGCGTTTTGCAACCGAAAAGGTCGTCACTGTTAACACCACAGCAGCAGGTGGCAACGCCTCACTACTGACAATGGGCGACTGA
- a CDS encoding COX15/CtaA family protein — translation MNLFAPPALFRHFHRMAWLAALFTASTILFGSFVRLSDAGMSCPDWPTCYGRVTWPQTTDQANTHVASQIRPLESHKAWREQVHRFLAGALGVEVLVLSLLAARRRRMGIAQVVSAAVLVALSIPLYISGWHGVAFGMAVAGEAVLLLAALRWSNIDLARAAVLTLAVVIFQALLGMWTVTLLLKPIVVMGHLLGGMLMFSLLVWMAWRATHVPITLADASRLKWLLRLGVAVLGLQIALGGWVSANYAALACGGGSWSADNFPRCVSQWWPPHDFREGFTLWRGIGVDYEAGVLDGAARIAIQMAHRLWAIATSLYLWWLAWRLSRSPGMRGWAVALTVLVAVQVTLGMLNVKLALPLEVSVMHNGGAVALLFVLVSLLARLRAPE, via the coding sequence ATGAATCTGTTTGCGCCACCGGCATTGTTTCGCCACTTCCACCGCATGGCCTGGCTGGCTGCGTTGTTCACTGCGAGCACGATCCTGTTCGGGTCGTTCGTGCGCCTGTCCGATGCCGGCATGAGTTGCCCGGACTGGCCGACCTGCTACGGCCGCGTCACCTGGCCGCAGACCACCGACCAAGCCAACACGCATGTGGCCAGTCAGATCCGTCCGCTGGAATCGCACAAGGCTTGGCGCGAACAGGTGCACCGTTTCCTGGCCGGCGCACTCGGTGTAGAAGTGCTGGTGTTGTCGTTGCTGGCAGCACGTCGGCGTCGCATGGGCATTGCGCAAGTGGTATCGGCCGCAGTGTTGGTGGCGCTGTCGATTCCTCTCTACATATCCGGCTGGCACGGCGTCGCGTTTGGCATGGCGGTCGCGGGCGAGGCCGTCCTGCTGCTGGCGGCGCTGCGCTGGAGCAATATTGATCTGGCCCGCGCTGCGGTGCTGACGCTGGCGGTGGTGATCTTCCAGGCGCTGCTGGGCATGTGGACGGTGACGCTGCTGCTCAAGCCCATCGTGGTAATGGGGCATCTGCTTGGCGGCATGCTGATGTTCTCGCTGCTGGTGTGGATGGCTTGGCGCGCGACCCATGTGCCGATCACCTTGGCAGACGCCTCGCGGCTGAAGTGGCTGCTGCGCCTGGGCGTGGCGGTGCTGGGCCTGCAGATCGCGCTCGGTGGCTGGGTCAGTGCCAATTACGCGGCGTTGGCGTGTGGCGGCGGCAGTTGGTCGGCCGACAACTTCCCGCGTTGCGTCAGCCAGTGGTGGCCGCCGCATGACTTCCGCGAAGGGTTCACGCTGTGGCGTGGGATCGGCGTGGATTACGAAGCCGGCGTGCTCGATGGCGCGGCGCGTATCGCCATCCAGATGGCACACCGGCTGTGGGCCATTGCGACGTCGCTGTACCTATGGTGGCTGGCGTGGCGTTTGTCGCGCTCGCCGGGCATGCGCGGCTGGGCGGTCGCTCTGACAGTGCTGGTGGCGGTGCAGGTGACGCTGGGCATGCTCAACGTCAAGTTGGCGCTGCCGCTGGAAGTGTCGGTCATGCACAACGGTGGCGCGGTGGCGTTGCTGTTCGTGCTGGTCTCGCTGCTGGCGCGGTTGCGCGCCCCGGAGTGA
- the cyoE gene encoding heme o synthase, translating into MAVSARDYWDLTKPKVVALIVFTALVGMFLAVPDMPTWPQVRTGALGFLGIWMAASAAAAINQLLDAKIDAQMARTSWRPLVVGKVRPWHVLVFASVLIVISMTILVVWVNVITAVLTFASLIGYAVIYTVYLKRATSQNIVIGGLAGATPPMLGWAAVTGLPTSADWINASLLVLIIFIWTPPHFWALAIFRRADYAKAAIPMLPVTHGVPHTRRQILIYTVLLAIVTVLPVAVGMSGVFYLGGAVVLNVVFLWYAWRMLDPPDELFSMKMFGYSIVYLMALFAFLMVDHLLLPWVR; encoded by the coding sequence ATGGCTGTCAGCGCACGCGATTACTGGGATCTGACCAAACCCAAGGTGGTGGCATTGATCGTGTTCACCGCGTTGGTCGGCATGTTCCTGGCTGTCCCCGATATGCCGACTTGGCCGCAGGTACGCACCGGTGCGCTGGGCTTTCTGGGCATCTGGATGGCGGCCTCGGCGGCGGCGGCGATCAATCAGTTGCTCGATGCCAAGATCGATGCGCAGATGGCGCGGACCTCATGGCGGCCGCTGGTGGTGGGCAAGGTGCGCCCGTGGCATGTGCTGGTATTTGCCAGCGTGCTGATCGTGATCTCCATGACCATCCTGGTGGTGTGGGTGAACGTCATAACCGCGGTGCTGACCTTCGCTTCGCTGATCGGCTATGCGGTGATCTACACGGTGTACCTGAAACGTGCGACCTCGCAGAACATCGTAATCGGCGGGCTGGCCGGTGCTACGCCGCCGATGCTGGGCTGGGCCGCAGTGACCGGCTTGCCGACCAGTGCCGACTGGATAAACGCCTCGCTGCTGGTGCTGATCATCTTTATCTGGACGCCGCCGCATTTCTGGGCGCTGGCGATCTTTCGTCGCGCCGATTACGCCAAGGCGGCGATCCCGATGTTGCCGGTGACCCACGGCGTGCCGCATACGCGCAGGCAGATCCTGATCTACACGGTGCTGTTGGCGATCGTGACCGTACTACCGGTGGCAGTGGGCATGAGCGGCGTGTTTTACCTCGGCGGCGCAGTGGTGCTCAACGTGGTGTTCCTCTGGTACGCGTGGCGCATGCTTGACCCGCCAGACGAGCTGTTCTCGATGAAGATGTTCGGCTACTCCATCGTCTACCTGATGGCGTTGTTCGCGTTTCTGATGGTCGATCATCTGCTGCTGCCTTGGGTGCGTTAG
- a CDS encoding cytochrome c oxidase assembly protein, with translation MNARVPAPAPTAGLFKLLGVVLGVFVLTFSLVPLYRIACEKVFGIRMERAPGSSRASEGAPAASGKRTVRVEFDAGVNSKLPWTFHPEQMTMDVVPGELNEALYFARNDSPRAVVGSAVPSVAPARASGYFNKTECFCFTAQTLQAGETRDMPLRFIVDPALPPEVTTITLSYTFYRNDALTSELRGAGASSAPRAAP, from the coding sequence ATGAATGCCCGCGTGCCCGCGCCTGCACCGACTGCCGGCCTGTTCAAGCTGCTGGGCGTGGTATTGGGCGTGTTCGTGCTAACCTTTTCGCTGGTGCCGCTCTACCGCATCGCCTGCGAGAAAGTGTTCGGAATCCGCATGGAGCGTGCCCCGGGCAGCTCACGTGCAAGCGAGGGTGCGCCTGCTGCATCCGGCAAGCGCACCGTGCGGGTGGAATTCGATGCCGGGGTGAATTCCAAACTGCCGTGGACCTTCCATCCCGAGCAGATGACGATGGACGTGGTGCCTGGCGAACTCAACGAAGCGCTGTATTTCGCGCGCAACGACAGCCCGCGTGCAGTGGTGGGTAGCGCGGTGCCGTCGGTCGCGCCAGCGCGTGCATCGGGATATTTCAACAAGACCGAATGTTTCTGTTTTACCGCGCAGACCTTGCAGGCCGGGGAAACGCGCGACATGCCGCTGCGCTTTATCGTCGACCCTGCCTTGCCGCCGGAAGTCACCACCATCACTTTGTCTTACACGTTCTATCGCAACGACGCACTGACCTCGGAATTACGGGGCGCTGGCGCATCCAGCGCGCCGCGCGCAGCACCGTAA
- a CDS encoding cytochrome c oxidase subunit 3 produces MADHSTNADAYFVPSQSKWPFVGSIAMFVMMIGVASWLNDAAWGRWTFFAGVAMLLATLFMWFGDVIRESNAGHYNRQVDGSFRMGMVWFIFSEVMFFGAFFGALFYTRVLTLPWLGGEGDGVMTNELLWNGYSAAWPTNGPGTIGGQFQTIPAWGLPLINTLILLSSGVTLTIAHHALKGGRRGSLSLWLGLTVLLGCVFLFLQAEEYIHAYTELNLTLGSGIYGSTFFMLTGFHGMHVLLGTIMLAVMWLRAAKGHFTRDHHFAFEAAAWYWHFVDVVWLALFLFVYVL; encoded by the coding sequence ATGGCCGACCACAGTACCAACGCCGATGCGTATTTCGTCCCGAGCCAGAGTAAGTGGCCGTTTGTGGGGTCGATTGCGATGTTCGTGATGATGATCGGCGTGGCAAGTTGGCTCAACGACGCTGCATGGGGGCGCTGGACGTTCTTCGCTGGCGTGGCGATGTTGCTGGCGACCTTGTTTATGTGGTTTGGCGATGTCATTCGCGAATCCAACGCCGGGCATTACAACCGCCAGGTAGATGGCTCGTTCCGCATGGGGATGGTGTGGTTCATTTTTTCCGAAGTGATGTTTTTCGGCGCCTTCTTCGGTGCGTTGTTCTACACCCGCGTGCTGACGCTGCCCTGGTTGGGCGGCGAAGGCGATGGCGTGATGACCAACGAGTTGCTGTGGAACGGCTATTCCGCTGCGTGGCCGACCAATGGCCCTGGCACGATCGGTGGGCAATTTCAGACTATCCCGGCCTGGGGCTTGCCGCTGATCAATACCCTGATCCTGCTCAGTTCCGGCGTGACCTTGACCATCGCCCATCACGCGCTCAAAGGCGGACGTCGCGGTTCGTTGTCGCTGTGGCTGGGCCTGACTGTGCTGCTGGGTTGCGTGTTTTTGTTCCTGCAGGCCGAGGAATATATCCACGCCTATACCGAACTCAATCTCACGCTTGGATCTGGCATCTACGGTTCGACCTTCTTCATGCTCACCGGCTTCCACGGCATGCATGTGCTGCTGGGCACGATCATGCTGGCAGTGATGTGGCTACGCGCCGCGAAGGGGCACTTTACCCGCGACCACCATTTCGCTTTCGAAGCAGCAGCGTGGTATTGGCACTTCGTGGACGTGGTGTGGCTGGCGTTGTTCCTATTCGTGTATGTACTTTGA
- the coxB gene encoding cytochrome c oxidase subunit II yields the protein MTQRSSWKSMHARLGLAMTALLSAPAAWAQSADLKQWQLNMGRGVTQTARMAYEAHMVALWVCVVIGALVFAAMGYAIFKFRKSKGAVAAQFSHNATAEILWTVIPVLVLIAMAWPATAKLIAMYDTRESEMTVKVTGYQWMWKYEYLGQGVEFTSRLARESDRIRQSGERPTAASQPHYLRDVDNRLVLPVNTKIRFVITADDVIHAWWVPALGWKQDAIPGIVNEAWTNIEQPGVYRGQCAELCGKDHGFMPIVVEALPKAEFQRWLAARRSVAGASPAAAAPVTPPDETAPAAAPTAVL from the coding sequence ATGACGCAACGCAGCAGCTGGAAGTCGATGCACGCACGCTTGGGCTTGGCGATGACGGCGCTGCTGAGCGCGCCGGCCGCATGGGCGCAATCGGCCGACCTCAAGCAATGGCAGCTCAACATGGGCCGAGGAGTGACCCAGACCGCACGCATGGCCTATGAGGCGCACATGGTTGCGCTGTGGGTGTGCGTGGTGATCGGGGCGCTGGTGTTCGCGGCGATGGGCTATGCGATCTTCAAGTTCCGCAAGTCTAAAGGCGCGGTGGCTGCGCAATTCAGTCACAACGCCACGGCCGAAATCTTGTGGACGGTGATTCCGGTGTTGGTGCTGATCGCGATGGCGTGGCCGGCGACAGCCAAGTTGATTGCGATGTACGACACCCGCGAATCGGAAATGACGGTCAAGGTGACCGGCTATCAGTGGATGTGGAAATACGAGTATCTGGGCCAGGGTGTGGAATTCACCAGTCGCTTGGCGCGCGAATCCGACCGCATCCGGCAGAGCGGTGAGCGCCCGACCGCTGCGTCGCAGCCGCATTATCTGCGGGACGTCGACAACCGCCTGGTGCTGCCGGTCAATACCAAAATCCGCTTCGTGATCACTGCCGACGACGTGATCCACGCTTGGTGGGTGCCTGCGCTGGGCTGGAAGCAGGACGCAATTCCCGGCATCGTCAACGAGGCATGGACCAATATCGAGCAGCCGGGCGTGTATCGCGGGCAATGCGCTGAGTTGTGCGGCAAGGATCATGGATTCATGCCGATCGTGGTCGAAGCATTGCCCAAAGCCGAGTTCCAGCGCTGGCTGGCAGCGCGCCGCAGTGTTGCGGGTGCATCTCCGGCGGCCGCTGCACCTGTGACGCCGCCTGACGAAACAGCGCCAGCCGCGGCGCCGACCGCCGTTCTTTAA